Proteins from a single region of Stutzerimonas stutzeri:
- a CDS encoding NAD(P)/FAD-dependent oxidoreductase, producing the protein MIRINELSLPLDHSAEELREAIVRRLNISDADLLNFTVFKRSYDARKKNSVILFIYIIDLEVRDEAAVLARFADDHNVRPAPDTNYYPVGQAPANLSERPLVVGFGPCGLFAALLLAQMGFNPIVLERGKDVRSRTKDTWALWRKKVLTPESNVQFGEGGAGLFSDGKLYSQIKDPKFYARKVVHEFVRAGAPAEIMYVSKPHIGTFRLTGVVSTMREEIIALGGEVRFESKVTDLVINDGQLEGVVLASGETIKSRHVVLALGHSSRDTVRMLHRQGVFIEAKPFAIGFRIEHPQGMIDQARLGKYAGHPELGAADYKLVYHAKNSRAVYSFCMCPGGTVVAATSEPGRVVTNGMSQYSRNERNANAGIVVGINPEQDFPGDPLAGLALQERLESRAYELGGSDYCAPAQLVGDFIRGVPSTAFGEVEPSYKPGVRLGDLAPSLPEYAIEAIREALPAFGKQIRGFDRADAVLTGIETRTSSPVRITRDNETLQSLNLRGLYPAGEGAGYAGGILSAGVDGIKVAEALAKSMLADAEQPQVQSN; encoded by the coding sequence ATGATTCGCATCAACGAACTGTCCCTGCCCCTTGACCACTCCGCCGAGGAGTTGCGCGAGGCCATCGTCAGGCGCCTGAATATCAGCGACGCCGATCTGCTGAATTTCACCGTGTTCAAGCGCAGCTACGATGCGCGCAAGAAGAACAGCGTCATTCTGTTCATCTACATCATCGACCTGGAGGTCCGCGACGAGGCGGCCGTCCTGGCGCGCTTCGCCGATGACCACAACGTACGCCCAGCGCCAGACACCAACTACTACCCGGTAGGCCAGGCGCCAGCCAATCTGAGCGAGCGGCCGCTGGTGGTGGGCTTCGGTCCCTGCGGATTGTTTGCCGCGCTGCTGCTCGCACAGATGGGTTTCAATCCCATCGTGCTGGAGCGCGGCAAGGATGTGCGCAGCCGTACCAAGGACACCTGGGCGCTGTGGCGCAAGAAGGTCCTGACGCCGGAATCCAACGTTCAGTTCGGCGAGGGCGGCGCGGGGCTGTTCTCCGACGGCAAGCTCTACAGCCAGATCAAGGACCCCAAGTTCTACGCGCGCAAGGTGGTGCACGAGTTCGTTCGTGCCGGCGCACCGGCCGAGATCATGTATGTGAGCAAGCCGCACATCGGCACCTTCCGGCTCACCGGTGTGGTCTCGACCATGCGCGAGGAGATCATCGCCCTCGGCGGCGAAGTGCGCTTCGAGAGCAAAGTGACCGATCTCGTGATCAACGATGGCCAGCTCGAAGGCGTGGTGCTGGCCAGCGGCGAGACGATCAAGAGTCGCCATGTGGTGCTGGCGCTGGGGCACAGCTCCCGCGATACCGTGCGCATGCTGCATCGCCAGGGCGTGTTCATCGAGGCCAAGCCGTTTGCCATCGGCTTCCGCATCGAACACCCGCAAGGGATGATCGACCAGGCCCGGCTGGGCAAGTACGCCGGCCACCCGGAACTCGGCGCCGCCGACTACAAGCTGGTGTATCACGCCAAGAATAGCCGTGCGGTCTACAGCTTCTGCATGTGCCCCGGCGGTACCGTGGTTGCGGCCACCTCCGAGCCGGGCCGCGTGGTGACCAATGGCATGAGCCAGTACTCGCGCAACGAGCGCAATGCCAACGCGGGCATCGTCGTCGGCATCAACCCGGAGCAAGATTTCCCTGGCGATCCGTTGGCCGGCTTAGCACTGCAGGAGCGCCTGGAGTCGCGCGCTTATGAGCTGGGTGGCAGCGATTACTGCGCACCCGCGCAATTGGTCGGCGACTTCATTCGCGGCGTGCCATCTACCGCGTTCGGCGAGGTAGAGCCCTCCTACAAACCAGGCGTGCGCCTGGGCGATCTCGCGCCGTCACTGCCCGAGTATGCAATCGAGGCGATCCGCGAGGCGCTGCCGGCGTTCGGCAAGCAGATCCGCGGGTTTGATCGCGCTGACGCGGTGCTCACCGGCATCGAGACCCGCACCTCCTCGCCGGTACGTATCACCCGTGACAACGAGACTTTGCAAAGCCTCAACCTGCGCGGTCTGTATCCGGCCGGTGAAGGCGCCGGTTACGCCGGCGGCATTCTTTCGGCGGGCGTGGATGGCATCAAGGTTGCCGAGGCGCTGGCCAAGTCCATGCTGGCTGACGCGGAACAGCCCCAAGTGCAGAGCAACTGA
- a CDS encoding alpha/beta fold hydrolase — protein MTSSATLGNDSTDLWIQSTHGQMFVRSWFPEAGALRPNCAPILLLHESLGCIEQWKDFPSALAQATGRTVVAYDRLGFGRSDRLTAPPAPTFVEDEAAHGFACVLKHLDIERFVVLGHSVGGSMAVHCAAQYPEACQAMITMSAVTFVEARTLEGIRQVKAWFADPAQRERLRRYHGDRSDWVLSAWIDTWLAPDFASWTLAHTLPQVLCPALAIHGDTDEFGSERHPQLIAQHAGGHVEQALLPDVGHVPHREQPEQVLERIGRFLQAMG, from the coding sequence ATGACCAGCAGTGCAACGCTCGGCAACGACTCGACCGACCTATGGATACAGAGCACGCATGGGCAGATGTTCGTCCGCAGCTGGTTCCCTGAGGCCGGCGCGCTGCGCCCGAACTGTGCGCCGATCCTGCTGCTGCACGAGTCGCTCGGCTGTATCGAACAATGGAAAGACTTCCCATCCGCCCTCGCCCAGGCAACCGGTCGAACGGTGGTCGCCTATGACCGGCTGGGCTTCGGCCGCTCCGACCGCTTGACCGCCCCGCCCGCGCCGACCTTCGTCGAAGATGAAGCCGCGCATGGCTTCGCCTGCGTGTTGAAACATCTGGATATCGAGCGTTTCGTCGTGCTCGGTCACAGCGTCGGCGGCAGCATGGCGGTGCACTGCGCCGCGCAATATCCAGAAGCCTGCCAAGCGATGATCACGATGTCAGCGGTCACGTTCGTCGAAGCACGCACCTTGGAAGGCATACGCCAAGTCAAAGCCTGGTTCGCCGACCCTGCACAACGCGAACGTCTGCGTCGCTACCATGGCGACCGAAGCGACTGGGTGCTCAGCGCCTGGATCGACACCTGGCTCGCCCCCGACTTCGCCTCCTGGACCCTCGCCCACACCCTTCCCCAAGTCCTCTGCCCGGCATTGGCCATCCATGGCGACACCGACGAATTCGGCTCCGAACGCCACCCCCAACTGATCGCCCAACACGCCGGAGGCCATGTCGAACAAGCACTGCTGCCCGACGTCGGCCACGTACCGCATCGCGAGCAGCCGGAGCAAGTGTTGGAGCGGATCGGGCGGTTTTTGCAGGCGATGGGGTGA
- a CDS encoding ribonuclease Z, translated as MDLLFLGTSSGTPTRGRNVTALALLEDTGKSWYLIDCGEGTQHRLLRTPLSLHDLRAICITHVHGDHCYGLPGLLASAGMMGRKAALTIIAPQGIETWVRATLEMSQNWLGYDLVFHAVESLDEWRTPNMRIAATALSHRVPCYGYSFTEARPDPRLDIDRLERDGVPRGPLWGQLARGFDVEHEGRLLRSDDYLSFSRTPQRIVIGGDNDRPELLADACRGAQLLVHEATYTEAVANDARNDFGHSTAASVARFAQTVGLPNLVLTHFSARYQKNAGRGHSIDDLRAEANALYSGQLLLAEDFMRLHLGKDGQLTPVEPPSPRPPR; from the coding sequence GTGGATCTGTTATTTCTCGGCACCTCATCCGGCACGCCCACACGGGGCCGTAATGTCACCGCTCTGGCGTTGCTCGAAGACACCGGCAAGAGCTGGTACCTGATCGACTGCGGCGAAGGCACCCAGCACCGGCTGCTGCGCACACCGCTGTCGCTGCACGACCTGCGCGCTATCTGCATCACCCATGTACATGGCGACCACTGCTATGGCCTGCCCGGTCTGCTCGCCAGCGCCGGGATGATGGGGCGCAAGGCCGCACTGACGATCATCGCGCCGCAGGGCATCGAAACCTGGGTACGCGCGACGCTGGAGATGAGCCAGAACTGGCTCGGCTACGATCTGGTTTTTCACGCCGTCGAGTCGCTGGACGAATGGCGCACCCCGAACATGCGCATCGCGGCCACCGCCCTTTCCCACCGTGTGCCCTGCTATGGCTACAGCTTCACCGAGGCCCGGCCTGATCCGCGCCTGGACATCGACCGCCTCGAACGCGACGGCGTGCCCCGCGGACCACTATGGGGCCAACTGGCGCGCGGCTTCGATGTCGAGCACGAAGGCCGCCTGCTGCGCAGCGACGATTACCTGAGCTTCAGCCGCACGCCGCAACGCATCGTCATCGGCGGCGACAATGATCGTCCCGAACTGCTTGCCGACGCCTGCCGCGGCGCCCAGTTGCTGGTGCACGAGGCGACCTACACCGAAGCGGTAGCCAACGACGCACGCAACGACTTTGGCCACAGCACCGCGGCATCGGTGGCGCGCTTTGCGCAAACGGTCGGCCTGCCGAATCTGGTGTTGACCCACTTCAGCGCGCGCTATCAGAAGAATGCCGGCCGTGGCCATTCGATCGACGACCTGCGCGCCGAAGCCAACGCGCTCTACTCCGGCCAACTGTTGCTCGCCGAAGACTTCATGCGCCTGCACCTGGGCAAGGACGGCCAACTGACACCCGTCGAGCCACCCAGCCCACGGCCGCCGCGCTGA
- the yghX gene encoding YghX family hydrolase, translating into MERLTAKDFAPELLELYDFYVHGKLSRREFLDRAAAFTLCGMTAVAVLDALTPNYALAQQVAFTDPQIVAEYTTYPSPNGHGEVRAYLVRPAKVEGKVAGIVVAHENRGLNPYIEDVARRVAKAGFIALAPDGLSSVGGYPGNDDKGRELQAAVDPQKLMNDFFAAIEWLMAHEATTEKIGITGFCYGGGVANAAAVAYPELAAAVPFYGRQANPADVEKIQAPLLFQFAEHDERVNETWPAYEAALKAAGKHYEAYIYPGTHHGFHNDSTPRYDEQAAELAWQRTIAWFQRYLS; encoded by the coding sequence ATGGAACGTCTTACAGCAAAAGACTTCGCCCCCGAACTGCTCGAACTCTACGATTTCTACGTCCACGGCAAGCTCAGCCGCCGGGAATTTCTCGACCGCGCCGCCGCCTTCACCCTGTGCGGCATGACTGCCGTGGCGGTGCTCGATGCCCTCACGCCCAATTACGCGCTGGCCCAGCAAGTCGCCTTCACCGATCCGCAAATCGTCGCCGAATACACCACTTACCCATCGCCCAACGGCCACGGAGAGGTACGTGCCTACCTGGTCCGCCCGGCGAAGGTCGAGGGCAAGGTCGCAGGCATTGTCGTCGCCCACGAGAACCGCGGCCTCAACCCCTATATCGAAGACGTCGCACGGCGCGTGGCCAAGGCCGGTTTTATCGCCCTGGCACCAGACGGGCTGAGTTCGGTCGGTGGCTATCCCGGCAACGACGACAAGGGCCGTGAACTGCAGGCCGCAGTCGACCCGCAGAAACTGATGAACGACTTCTTCGCCGCCATCGAATGGCTGATGGCACATGAGGCCACAACCGAAAAGATCGGCATCACCGGCTTCTGCTATGGCGGTGGCGTGGCCAATGCCGCCGCGGTGGCATACCCGGAACTGGCGGCGGCAGTGCCGTTCTATGGTCGTCAGGCCAATCCGGCGGATGTTGAAAAGATTCAGGCACCGTTGCTGTTCCAGTTCGCCGAGCACGACGAGCGCGTCAATGAAACCTGGCCCGCCTATGAAGCCGCACTCAAGGCGGCCGGCAAGCACTACGAGGCCTACATCTACCCCGGCACCCACCATGGCTTTCACAACGACAGCACCCCGCGCTACGACGAGCAGGCAGCGGAACTGGCCTGGCAGCGCACCATCGCCTGGTTCCAGCGTTATCTGAGCTGA
- a CDS encoding DUF1624 domain-containing protein, with product MPSPDLTSPASARLQSIDALRGLVILFMLLDHVRETFLLHMQVPDPMDVAVTEPALFFSRTLAHLCAPVFIFLTGLSAFLYGEKHQDRRAVSSFLLKRGLFLVALEFTLVNFAWTFQFPPQVIYLQVIWAIGLSMLALSALLWLPRPALVVLGLVIIGGHNLLDPLQFAADSALHVPWAILHDRGWLEVSENLRLRTSYPLLPWIGVIALGYAAGPCFGRNADPERRQRYLGGWAQGALLTFVLLRLINSYGEQPWVVGEDGLRTLMSLLNVTKYPPSLLFLCLTLGCGLLLLRYFERKQGRAWLRPLTVFGAAPMFFYLLHLYVLKLLYIAAVAIWGLNRGNHFGFDAVWPLWLCTVALAVVLFPAVRWFAELKARRRDITWLKYL from the coding sequence ATGCCCTCCCCTGACCTGACCTCGCCAGCCTCGGCGCGCCTGCAATCCATTGATGCACTGCGCGGCCTGGTGATCCTGTTCATGCTGCTCGACCATGTCCGTGAGACCTTTCTGCTACATATGCAGGTGCCCGACCCGATGGATGTGGCGGTCACCGAGCCGGCGCTGTTCTTCAGCCGCACCCTGGCGCACCTCTGCGCGCCGGTGTTCATCTTTTTGACCGGCCTGTCGGCCTTCCTTTATGGCGAAAAGCACCAGGACCGCCGTGCAGTGTCGAGCTTTCTGCTCAAACGCGGGCTGTTCCTGGTGGCGCTCGAATTCACCCTGGTCAACTTCGCCTGGACGTTCCAGTTCCCGCCGCAGGTGATCTATCTGCAAGTGATCTGGGCCATCGGCCTGAGCATGCTCGCGCTCTCGGCACTGCTATGGCTGCCGCGCCCTGCGCTGGTCGTGCTGGGGCTGGTGATCATTGGCGGGCATAACCTGCTCGATCCGCTGCAGTTCGCAGCAGACTCCGCGCTTCACGTGCCATGGGCGATCCTGCACGACCGCGGCTGGCTCGAGGTTTCGGAAAACCTGCGGCTGCGCACCTCCTATCCGCTGCTGCCGTGGATCGGCGTGATCGCCCTAGGCTATGCCGCCGGCCCCTGCTTCGGCCGAAATGCCGACCCGGAGCGACGCCAGCGCTACCTGGGCGGTTGGGCTCAAGGCGCCCTGCTCACCTTCGTTCTGCTGCGGCTGATCAACAGCTACGGCGAGCAGCCCTGGGTCGTCGGCGAGGACGGCCTGCGTACGCTGATGAGCCTGCTCAACGTCACCAAATACCCGCCGTCCCTGCTGTTCCTGTGTCTGACGCTGGGTTGCGGCCTGCTGCTTCTGCGTTATTTCGAACGCAAGCAGGGCCGCGCCTGGCTGCGACCGCTGACCGTATTCGGTGCCGCACCGATGTTCTTCTACCTGCTGCACCTGTACGTGCTGAAGCTGCTCTACATCGCCGCCGTGGCGATCTGGGGTCTGAACCGCGGCAATCACTTCGGCTTCGACGCAGTCTGGCCGCTGTGGCTGTGCACCGTGGCGCTGGCAGTCGTGCTGTTCCCGGCGGTGCGCTGGTTCGCCGAACTCAAGGCCCGCCGCCGGGACATCACCTGGCTCAAGTATCTGTAA
- a CDS encoding DUF262 domain-containing protein produces the protein MLDASQLRIEAAHKKVAEAFSKEYAFTIPAYQRPYAWEKTQAEELLADLKDAMAQDSAAGGFYFLGSIVLVKAHGSPASRVVDGQQRLTTLTILFSVIRDLTTDAEKKAQRERYIKQVANEDEGIPEALRLQLRQKDQGFFEKHIQTRGATDQLPSLEGLTDAKARIVENAKLIRDRLEAMGEEGRAELLRFLLQNCYLVVVEVSL, from the coding sequence ATGCTTGATGCTTCGCAGTTGCGAATTGAGGCCGCACACAAGAAAGTCGCGGAAGCCTTTTCCAAAGAGTACGCCTTTACTATCCCGGCTTATCAGCGCCCTTATGCATGGGAGAAGACTCAGGCTGAGGAGTTGCTGGCGGACTTGAAGGACGCCATGGCGCAAGATTCTGCGGCGGGCGGCTTTTACTTCCTGGGTAGCATTGTTTTGGTGAAGGCCCATGGAAGTCCTGCATCGCGTGTGGTCGATGGTCAGCAGCGCCTAACCACGCTGACGATCTTGTTCAGTGTCATTCGCGACCTGACGACAGACGCTGAGAAGAAAGCGCAGCGAGAGCGGTACATCAAGCAGGTAGCTAATGAGGATGAAGGTATCCCAGAGGCTTTGCGTCTGCAGCTGCGGCAGAAGGACCAGGGCTTTTTTGAAAAGCACATTCAGACACGTGGAGCGACTGACCAGCTGCCGTCCTTGGAGGGTCTGACAGACGCAAAGGCACGCATCGTTGAAAACGCAAAGCTCATCCGCGATCGGTTAGAGGCTATGGGTGAGGAGGGGCGTGCTGAGTTGCTGCGTTTCCTGCTGCAGAACTGTTATCTCGTGGTTGTCGAAGTTTCCCTCTGA
- the rlmE gene encoding 23S rRNA (uridine(2552)-2'-O)-methyltransferase RlmE: MKRSKSSRRWLDEHVNDPFVKRAQKDGLRSRSSYKLIELNEKDKLIRPGMLVMDLGSAPGGWSQVAGKLVGEKGRVLATDILPMGGLDNVDFVQGDFTDDAVFQEILDRLDGNQPDLIVSDIAPNLSGVAVADQASSMYLVELTLDMVRKVLKPGGNYVVKVFQGEGSDDFLRDVRTSFEKVVVRKPAASRPRSNEVYLVAKGFKGQ; encoded by the coding sequence ATGAAACGATCCAAAAGCAGCCGTCGTTGGCTGGATGAACACGTCAACGATCCCTTCGTCAAACGCGCTCAGAAGGACGGCTTGCGCTCGCGCTCCAGCTACAAGCTGATCGAGCTGAACGAGAAGGACAAACTGATACGCCCCGGCATGCTGGTCATGGACCTCGGCTCCGCCCCCGGTGGTTGGTCGCAAGTAGCCGGAAAGCTCGTTGGCGAAAAGGGACGTGTGCTGGCTACCGACATCCTTCCAATGGGCGGGCTGGATAACGTCGATTTTGTCCAGGGCGACTTTACCGACGACGCCGTCTTTCAGGAAATTCTCGACAGGCTCGACGGCAACCAGCCTGATCTTATCGTCTCCGACATCGCGCCCAACCTAAGCGGCGTCGCTGTCGCCGACCAGGCCTCCTCGATGTACCTGGTCGAACTCACCCTCGACATGGTCCGCAAAGTGCTCAAGCCCGGCGGCAACTATGTGGTCAAGGTCTTCCAGGGCGAAGGCTCCGACGATTTCCTGAGGGACGTGCGCACCTCATTCGAGAAAGTGGTGGTCCGCAAGCCCGCAGCGTCACGACCGCGCTCGAACGAGGTTTATCTGGTGGCGAAGGGGTTCAAGGGCCAGTAA
- a CDS encoding bifunctional GNAT family N-acetyltransferase/nucleoside diphosphate kinase regulator: MAIAMKGFHSLQTSVVKMNKPFISLCPEITRAHALMLMDWLDDERVTCYLSDSRHTSRFIEQAIDRTQLPILTHLFNRGGRFFMAYDRYDAPVGFVRLIKTSANCEIVLVIGDSDKWGRNLGASTIREGMKLAFLDMRAEKLIAKVHPDNVRSLKAFLRSGFLLESETPALKSFSMTLGRYLQLLREGDVGDSTRIYITEIDKARLESLIAIEQGPVVVEIEHELERAIIVKPQQVTCNVVTMNSKALLRLDEEEIEVALVYPEDADTSTGKHSVCSDIGAAILGYQEGDVIDWRISDRACRIAIRKVLYQPEAAGHFHL, encoded by the coding sequence ATGGCTATAGCCATGAAGGGCTTTCATTCTTTACAGACAAGTGTGGTGAAGATGAATAAGCCTTTCATTTCGCTGTGCCCTGAGATTACTCGGGCACACGCGCTGATGCTGATGGACTGGTTGGATGATGAGCGTGTCACCTGCTACTTGAGCGATTCGCGTCATACCTCCCGCTTCATCGAGCAAGCCATTGATCGTACTCAATTACCGATCCTGACCCATCTGTTCAACCGAGGCGGCCGATTCTTCATGGCCTATGACCGGTATGACGCTCCGGTGGGTTTTGTCCGTCTCATCAAGACCAGCGCAAATTGCGAAATAGTCCTGGTCATCGGAGACAGCGACAAATGGGGCCGAAACCTTGGCGCCAGTACGATCCGCGAAGGCATGAAACTGGCTTTTCTCGACATGCGCGCCGAAAAGCTCATCGCCAAGGTCCACCCGGACAATGTGCGCTCGCTAAAAGCCTTTCTGCGCAGCGGCTTTCTGCTTGAGAGCGAAACGCCTGCATTGAAATCATTTTCTATGACTCTGGGGCGCTATCTCCAGCTCTTGCGCGAAGGTGACGTTGGCGACTCCACTAGGATTTACATCACTGAAATCGACAAAGCCAGGCTCGAGAGTCTGATTGCGATCGAGCAAGGCCCGGTCGTTGTTGAAATCGAACATGAGCTTGAACGAGCCATTATCGTCAAGCCGCAGCAGGTGACGTGTAATGTTGTCACGATGAACTCTAAGGCCTTGCTGCGGCTGGACGAGGAAGAGATCGAAGTGGCCTTGGTCTACCCGGAAGACGCAGACACCAGCACCGGAAAGCATTCCGTGTGCTCCGACATCGGTGCTGCCATCCTGGGCTATCAGGAGGGGGACGTTATCGACTGGCGAATTTCTGATCGGGCCTGCCGGATTGCAATCAGGAAAGTGCTTTACCAGCCGGAGGCAGCGGGCCATTTCCACCTATGA
- a CDS encoding VOC family protein, whose translation MKITTYLTLDGTTREAFTFYKDVLGGTLEMMTFAQAPDAEQFPAEYRERIMHACLDLGDGVLMASDTLPGDTCGGGPYEGIKGCSVSLHPTSVDESEKLFAALAEGGTVVMPLEKTFWAERFGMLTDRFGVSWMVNCE comes from the coding sequence ATGAAGATCACCACCTACCTCACCCTCGACGGCACCACCCGCGAGGCGTTCACCTTCTACAAAGATGTGCTGGGCGGCACGCTGGAGATGATGACATTTGCCCAGGCACCGGATGCCGAGCAGTTTCCCGCCGAGTACCGCGAGCGGATCATGCATGCCTGCCTCGACCTGGGTGACGGCGTGCTGATGGCCTCCGACACCTTGCCCGGCGACACCTGCGGCGGCGGGCCGTACGAAGGCATCAAGGGATGTTCGGTTTCTCTGCACCCGACCAGCGTGGACGAAAGCGAAAAGCTCTTCGCTGCACTGGCCGAGGGCGGCACGGTGGTCATGCCGCTGGAGAAGACATTCTGGGCCGAGCGTTTCGGCATGCTCACCGACCGCTTCGGCGTGTCGTGGATGGTTAACTGCGAATAA
- a CDS encoding CitMHS family transporter produces MLTLIGLLTICSLVVLLLVGRMAPILPLILVPLAGALLAGFGLEAITGFFTDGLGKVISIATMFVFAITFFGVLQDTGLFRPIIGTMVKLTRGNVVAVTVATAVIGMLAHLDGAGATTFLLTIPALLPLYRQLRMSPYLMLLLLALGAGIFNMVPWAGPLGRAAAVTGIEVTELWRPLIAIQGVGVVLLVALAALLGWREQRRIASGVGGADAGVLVESHHNLHEPTEEERALERPGRLWVNGGLFLLVLISLFAGVLPAGYIFMIGLSLVLLVNYPGGKAQMQRIAAHAPAALSMGMIILAAGSMLGIFTGTGMLTSIAQDLVQVLPASMVPNLHIILGVFGLPMELMLSTDAYYFGLLPVTLEVVANHGVEPASVVYAMTIGNIIGTFISPFSPALWLALGLAGLDLGRHIRYSLWWMWGFSLVLFFVAWALGLF; encoded by the coding sequence GTGTTGACCCTGATTGGTCTGTTGACCATTTGCAGCCTGGTTGTGTTGTTGCTCGTCGGGCGCATGGCGCCCATTCTGCCGCTGATCCTGGTGCCCCTGGCAGGCGCATTGCTCGCTGGTTTCGGGCTGGAGGCCATTACCGGGTTCTTCACCGATGGCCTGGGCAAGGTGATCTCCATCGCCACCATGTTCGTCTTCGCCATCACCTTCTTTGGTGTTCTGCAGGATACCGGGTTGTTCCGCCCCATTATCGGAACAATGGTGAAGCTGACTCGCGGCAATGTCGTTGCCGTTACGGTGGCCACCGCCGTGATCGGTATGTTGGCGCACCTAGATGGCGCCGGTGCGACTACTTTTCTGCTGACGATTCCGGCCTTGCTGCCGCTTTATCGACAGCTGCGCATGAGCCCTTACCTGATGTTGCTGTTGCTGGCCCTCGGTGCCGGCATCTTCAACATGGTGCCCTGGGCGGGGCCGCTCGGCCGTGCGGCGGCGGTCACGGGTATCGAAGTCACCGAGCTGTGGCGTCCGTTGATCGCCATTCAGGGCGTCGGCGTGGTGCTGTTGGTGGCGCTGGCGGCGTTGCTGGGCTGGCGTGAGCAGCGACGCATCGCATCAGGCGTCGGTGGTGCCGATGCCGGTGTACTGGTCGAAAGCCACCACAATCTCCACGAGCCCACCGAAGAAGAGCGCGCGCTGGAGCGCCCAGGGCGACTCTGGGTCAATGGTGGGCTGTTCCTGCTGGTCTTGATCTCGCTGTTCGCCGGCGTGCTGCCGGCCGGCTACATCTTCATGATCGGGCTGTCGTTGGTGTTGCTGGTCAACTACCCCGGCGGCAAGGCCCAGATGCAACGCATCGCCGCCCATGCACCGGCTGCGCTGAGTATGGGCATGATCATTCTGGCGGCCGGCTCGATGCTGGGTATTTTCACCGGCACGGGCATGCTGACGTCCATTGCGCAGGATCTGGTTCAGGTGTTGCCAGCCTCGATGGTGCCCAATCTGCACATCATCCTCGGCGTGTTCGGTCTGCCGATGGAGCTGATGTTGAGCACCGATGCCTATTACTTCGGCCTGCTGCCGGTAACGCTGGAAGTGGTGGCGAACCATGGTGTCGAGCCGGCGAGCGTTGTTTATGCCATGACCATCGGCAACATCATCGGGACGTTCATCAGCCCCTTCTCGCCAGCGCTCTGGCTTGCGCTCGGGCTGGCCGGTCTCGACCTGGGCCGGCACATCCGCTATTCGCTGTGGTGGATGTGGGGCTTTTCCCTGGTGTTGTTCTTCGTTGCCTGGGCGCTCGGCTTGTTCTGA
- a CDS encoding HNH endonuclease family protein: MSKFPSDTAARRIFTVLNARGLDLSATDILKADLLERAGADKESFLSQRWEEVETALGRDRFSALFTHIRMIYERDKPRSALESGFPVHVPVFRDNPVGFIDAVLEPYADALMLAMDDQKLRKRFGAKGADLVRSLERLDNRDWLPPLLLCLRQNNGGADIDVPEFVFRLERLAYFLFLTRADVNARMSRYADVLDDLDPPAEPRVRLTHRERSTGLAIEQAEAAMLFDALDGNVYLVSKVVKPLLLRLEQASTDGSANYDYPVISVEHVCPQTIAPGSQWAQWFHDADDHAAWVHSLANLVLLNSRKNSAAQNYDFDKKKTKYFASGDTCAFTLTNEVRSYSQWTLTELKVRRVELFERLAKAWRLEQSLEKWWSEE, encoded by the coding sequence TTGTCGAAGTTTCCCTCTGATACCGCCGCGCGGCGCATTTTTACCGTTTTGAATGCTCGCGGCCTCGATCTTTCGGCCACAGATATCCTCAAAGCCGACCTGCTTGAGCGAGCAGGTGCCGATAAGGAGTCGTTTCTGTCTCAACGCTGGGAGGAGGTTGAAACAGCACTCGGCCGCGACAGGTTCAGTGCTTTGTTCACGCACATCCGGATGATCTATGAGCGTGACAAACCTCGTTCTGCGCTTGAAAGCGGCTTTCCTGTACATGTCCCAGTGTTTCGCGATAATCCGGTCGGATTCATTGATGCGGTCTTGGAGCCCTATGCTGACGCTCTGATGTTGGCGATGGATGACCAGAAACTGCGCAAGCGTTTCGGTGCCAAGGGAGCCGATTTGGTGCGCTCCTTGGAGAGATTGGACAACCGGGACTGGTTACCGCCTCTACTGCTTTGCCTGCGCCAGAACAATGGTGGAGCTGACATCGACGTTCCAGAGTTTGTATTCCGCCTCGAAAGGCTTGCCTACTTTCTGTTCTTGACACGCGCCGATGTCAACGCACGTATGTCGCGCTATGCCGATGTATTGGACGATCTCGACCCGCCGGCTGAGCCCAGAGTTCGTCTGACCCATCGGGAACGCTCCACCGGATTGGCTATTGAGCAGGCTGAAGCAGCGATGCTCTTTGATGCACTGGACGGGAATGTGTACCTCGTCTCTAAGGTAGTTAAACCGCTCCTGCTTCGTCTTGAACAAGCTTCCACCGACGGCTCGGCCAACTACGACTATCCGGTTATTTCGGTTGAGCACGTCTGTCCGCAAACCATCGCGCCTGGGTCGCAGTGGGCGCAATGGTTCCACGATGCTGACGATCATGCGGCCTGGGTGCACAGTCTGGCGAACCTGGTACTGCTCAATTCGCGTAAAAACTCGGCAGCACAAAACTATGACTTCGATAAGAAGAAGACCAAGTACTTCGCATCCGGTGATACCTGTGCTTTCACCCTCACCAACGAGGTGCGCAGCTATTCCCAGTGGACGCTCACAGAACTGAAGGTCCGCAGGGTGGAGTTGTTTGAGCGATTGGCCAAGGCATGGCGCCTAGAGCAGAGCCTGGAGAAGTGGTGGAGTGAGGAATGA